From the genome of Hyperolius riggenbachi isolate aHypRig1 chromosome 9, aHypRig1.pri, whole genome shotgun sequence, one region includes:
- the NKX2-8 gene encoding homeobox protein Nkx-2.8 produces the protein MSSSGSLSFTVRRILDLPEYEDSEPSISFSRSSGCHAWEESDRSHYLSSDESSSDVMLGDGMQKSNKETNGHEKKKKRRVLFSKAQTLELERRFRQQRYLSAPERDQLAHILQLTPTQVKIWFQNHRYKMKRAKPEATSSPPFLKHVMVPVLVRDGKPCHTCSPTSSADKVPIFPTLPPTGAFSFVHSYHHNQHIPHPATLSWRW, from the exons ATGTCTTCTTCAGGCAGCCTCAGCTTCACAGTGCGGAGGATTCTGGATCTGCCGGAGTATGAAGACTCTGAACCTTCCATAAGTTTCTCAAGAAGCTCAGGTTGCCATGCTTGGGAGGAGAGCGACAGAAGCCACTATTTAT CTTCAGATgagagcagttctgatgtcatgctAGGAGACGGCATGCAGAAATCAAACAAGGAGACCAATGGTCATGAGAAGAAAAAGAAGCGCAGGGTCCTCTTCTCAAAGGCCCAGACCTTAGAACTGGAGAGGCGGTTTCGCCAGCAGCGCTACCTGTCTGCCCCGGAGAGGGACCAGCTAGCACACATTCTCCAGCTCACTCCAACCCAGGTGAAGATCTGGTTCCAGAACCACCGCTATAAGATGAAGAGAGCCAAACCTGAAGCAACAAGCTCTCCACCTTTTTTAAAGCACGTCATGGTGCCAGTGCTGGTTAGAGATGGTAAGCCTTGCCATACTTGTTCCCCAACCAGCTCTGCAGACAAGGTGCCTATTTTCCCCACTCTGCCCCCTACAGGTGCATTCAGTTTTGTCCACAGTTACCATCATAACCAACATATACCTCATCCAGCTACTCTTTCTTGGAGGTGGTGA